In one window of Festucalex cinctus isolate MCC-2025b chromosome 14, RoL_Fcin_1.0, whole genome shotgun sequence DNA:
- the cep170aa gene encoding centrosomal protein of 170 kDa isoform X3 — protein MSVTSWFLVSSGGTRHRLPREMIFVGRDDCELMLQSRSVDKQHAVINYEPGSDEHKVKDLGSLNGTFVNDVRIQEQMYITLKMEDKLRFGYDTNWFTVERGELTVPEEALKHEKFTSGLQLSKKPSKGETTSSKSPIKTASKTPKSPSGGTPRPGQTTTDGVSPSKEPPPHKPADSHKTEERIGVDVAALPRGTPLYGQPAWWGYGDADDENSLKQEIKTPGKKHELAEGREARRGEDGPNPGYMEIPTKENHHVATNGIHEIPTKDTEGAGSQSSAAQGHASFTIEFDNTSPGRVTIKDHVSKFTPGQHRSRAKRSSAGSGGAGGRDLSTLQAAMMASESKVADWLAQNDPTLIRGESTEDDSKSNKSDVPVHLKRLKGSKHEDGTQSDSENGLGLRFASRRHALEERLKAAHAHVGLGGGSGAASENAASGSRGGGGGGSRTAFMIEFYDEENPRKRRSYSFSQTAPLLSGASGEGLCPQPPSQPKVFSISTSAADSGKVPAPISATVAAGAPTAARVLLKQRSEDPSIGRSSISTGLATGSPTSPSEDTSVTGQAAAREAGDNHSDNGTYTIELENRNLEEEEARRMIDKVFGLQQNQDSSILDLQGEGKGKEAGETGKEVPPTDSNWVSQWAHLAASHTRTDPEGSGAETANFQDKERGGDALKPSAPLSRGQSSSSLTDRKRRTLPPLPVDDPRAIAKAHLSRSEVGEKQDTEPQEKENKGDGESPPPPAENGDMSDKRKPSATSSPCKAAARSSGSVERRKRSDKRKEEEEDDGSDKSGKPLVRQGSFTIEKPSGSIPAELIPRINRGGAGTRERSDSAGSMDTATLLKDTEAVMAFLEAKLRDENKLEPKATKKTSSSVSSQISGYGVHPRTDSISPESDVDTASTASHVAGEAEGKAGGVQKRRSLSSMHREKSNMSTASRSGVSASARDRLERKAKSRTAEASGRAEARRSVQPSSSRARQPSLDLTDDDQTSSFPISDILSSDQETYSGYGLDGKHDGRSAKNAVASSSSKSSRTLQAATTSSSLSKQAALPKPRPTRASLLRRARLGDTSDTDLADADRVSVASEVSTTSSTSKPPSGRGGLSRLDMLAQPRRNRVGSISARSDSECTAARGSAASTRLSAETALRLGLRSSTPTESKLTPRMRANSVSKLNEARTKTATTGYCSPTEGSHPEPGVADTDEELVVSSSNRWRRLPPEYASTSEEEFGSGRNSSKHGGRPHTRPHHLVPARGSRPSAAATPDSRSGSASSTLPGVGAVVLKHRMKEQDEYIRDWTAHSEEIARLFPCVRRISQDLAKDLATLAREIHDVAGKIDSVSSSDTAPSTAATTPGSAVDTREELVDRVFDESLKFRKIPPVIDGAKMPEINGKPVELRPRAPDGHEPRALRRRTWNREEAVLDSLLIHSVSQLSTKIRQSTDKTAGKIRILFKDQDRNWDDIERKMKSESDVPLLKSSNKEISAVLLELRRVEKQLEVINLMLDPDGSLDAAVSPLSPAKVPAAKTTPPPPSPSSAGAGPKLPEILQASGEPARLPASDGTVGLGLASVGGLPFARMRPSGKEALVQK, from the exons TCGCGCAGTGTGGACAAGCAGCACGCCGTCATCAACTACGAGCCCGGCTCGGACGAACACAAGGTCAAGGACCTGGGCAGCCTCAATGGG ACTTTTGTCAACGATGTGCGCATTCAAGAGCAGATGTACATCACCCTCAAAATGGAGGATAAACTGAGGTTTGGATATGATA CCAACTGGTTCACGGTGGAGCGAGGCGAGCTCACCGTGCCCGAGGAGGCTCTCAAG CATGAAAAATTCACCAGTGGCCTCCAGCTGAGCAAGAAGCCGTCCAAAGGTGAAACCACCAGCAGCAAGTCCCCCATTAAGACCGCATCAAAGACGCCAAAGTCTCCCAGTGGCGGCACCCCCAGGCCCGGCCAAACAACAACAGATGGGGTCTCTCCCTCCAAAGAGCCCCCACCACACAAACCTGCAGACTCTCACAAAACGGAGGAAAGGATTGGAG TGGATGTTGCGGCTCTACCTCGCGGGACCCCCCTGTACGGCCAGCCGGCGTGGTGGGGGTACGGGGACGCCGATGACGAGAATTCTTTGAAGCAGGAAATCAAGACGCCCGGCAAAAAGCACGAGCTCGCAG AAGGCAGAGAGGCTCGTCGTGGAGAGGACGGCCCCAACCCAGGCTACATGGAGATCCCGACCAAGGAAAATCATCACGTGGCCACCAACGGCATCCATGAAATACCCACCAAGGACACGGAGGGGGCCGGCTCACAAAGCAGTGCAG CGCAAGGCCACGCCTCCTTCACGATAGAGTTCGACAACACGTCCCCCGGGAGGGTCACCATCAAAGACCACGTCTCAAAGTTCACGCCCGGCCAGCACAGATCCCGCGCCAAGAGGAGCAGCGCGGGCAGCGGAGGGGCCGGGGGCAGGGACCTGAGCACGTTGCAGGCGGCCATGATGGCGTCGGAGAGCAAGGTGGCCGATTGGCTGGCGCAGAACGACCCCACGCTCATCCGCGGCGAGTCCACGGAGGACGACAGCAAGAGCAACAAGAGCGACGTGCCGGTGCATCTCAAAAGGCTGAAAG GAAGCAAACATGAGGATGGCACTCAAAGCGACTCTGAAAATGGCCTGGGCCTGCGCTTCGCCAGCCGGCGCCACGCCCTCGAGGAGCGTCTAAAAGCCGCGCACGCCCACGTGGGATTAGGAGGCGGCTCGGGAGCGGCCAGTGAGAACGCGGCGAGCGGGTctcgaggcggcggcggcggcggcagccgcACGGCCTTTATGATCGAGTTCTACGACGAGGAGAACCCCCGCAAGCGGCGCTCGTACTCCTTTTCCCAGACTGCGCCGCTGCTGAGCGGAGCCAGCGGCGAGGGCCTGTGTCCGCAACCCCCCTCTCAACCCAAGGTGTTCAGCATTTCCACCTCGGCCGCAGACTCAG GTAAAGTCCCGGCCCCGATCTCCGCCACAGTGGCTGCCGGCGCCCCCACGGCGGCCCGCGTGCTCCTCAAGCAGAGGTCGGAAGACCCGAGCATCGGCCGGAGCTCAATCAGCACGGGGCTGGCGACCGGAAGCCCCACCAGCCCCAGCGAGGACACCTCCGTCACGGGGCAAGCGGCCGcgagggaggcgggggacaaccACAGCGATAATGGCACCTACACCATCGAGCTGGAAAACCGCAacttggaggaggaggaggccaggCGCATGATTGACAAG GTATTTGGGCTGCAGCAAAACCAGGACTCCTCCATATTGGATCTCCAAGGGGAGGGAAAAGGAAAAGAAGCAGGAGAGACAGGAAAGgag GTTCCTCCGACGGACTCCAACTGGGTTTCCCAGTGGGCACATTTGGCTGCCAGCCACACCAGGACCGATCCGGAAGGTTCTGGAGCCGAGACCGCTAACTTCCAGGACAAGGAAAGAG GAGGTGATGCCTTGAAGCCCAGCGCGCCCCTCAGCCGGGGCCAATCGTCGTCAAGTCTGACTGACCGCAAGCGCAGGACCCTCCCCCCTCTCCCCGTGGATGACCCCCGCGCCATCGCCAAAGCTCACCTGTCACGGTCCGAGGTCGGAGAAAAGCAGGACACGGAACCCCAGGAGAAAGAGAACAAAGGAGACGGCGAATCCCCGCCGCCTCCCGCGGAGAACGGCGACATGAGCGACAAACGCAAACCGAGCGCCACCTCCTCCCCGTGCAAGGCCGCCGCGCGGAGCTCCGGTAGCGTCGAGCGCAGGAAGAGGTCTGACaaaaggaaggaggaggaggaggacgatggCAGCGACAAGTCCGGGAAGCCTCTGGTGCGtcaaggcagcttcaccatcgAGAAGCCCAGCGGCAGCATCCCCGCCGAGCTCATCCCGCGCATCAACAGAGGCGGCGCCGGGACCCGCGAGCGCAGCGACTCGGCGGGCAGCATGGACACGGCCACGCTCCTCAAGGACACCGAAGCCGTCATGGCCTTCCTGGAGGCCAAACTGAGGGACGAAAACAAACTTGAGCCCAAAGCCACCAAGAAAACCAGCAGCAGCGTCAGCAGCCAGATCTCGGGCTACGGCGTCCACCCTCGGACGGACTCCATCTCGCCCGAGTCGGACGTGGACACGGCCAGCACGGCGAGCCACGTGGCCGGCGAGGCCGAGGGGAAGGCCGGCGGCGTGCAGAAGCGCCGCTCGCTCAGTAGCATGCACCGCGAGAAGAGCAACATGAGCACGGCCTCCAGGTCCGGCGTCTCCGCCAGCGCGCGCGACCGCTTGGAGAGGAAAGCCAAAAGCAGAACCGCGGAAGCGTCCGGTCGGGCTGAGGCGCGTCGCTCGGTGCAACCGTCCTCCTCCCGAGCACGCCAACCGTCACTCGACCTCACCGATGACGACCAGACGTCTTCCTTCCCCATTTCGGACATCCTCTCATCAGACCAGGAGACCTACTCCGGATACGGATTGGACGGCAAACACGACGGCAGGTCTGCCAAGAACGCGGTGGCGAGCTCTTCGTCCAAAAGCAGCCGCACCCTCCAGGCCGCCACGACGTCGTCCTCCCTGAGCAAGCAGGCGGCGCTGCCGAAGCCGCGACCCACCCGAGCCTCCCTCCTCCGCCGAGCGCGACTGGGGGACACCTCTGACACGGACCTGGCCGATGCCGACCGAGTCTCGGTGGCATCCGAGGTGTCCACCACCAGCTCCACCTCCAAACCGCCGTCCGGTCGGGGGGGGCTGTCGCGTCTGGACATGCTGGCGCAGCCGCGTCGCAACCGGGTGGGCTCCATCTCGGCACGCAGCGACTCGGAGTGCACGGCGGCACGGGGCTCGGCCGCGTCCACGCGCCTTTCGGCCGAGACGGCGCTACGTCTGGGCTTGCGCTCGTCCACGCCAACCGAGAGCAAGCTGACTCCCAGGATGAGGGCCAACAGCGTGTCCAAGTTGAACGAGGCCAGAACCAAGACCGCGACCACTGGCTACTGCTCGCCCACAG AGGGCTCTCATCCAGAGCCTGGCGTCGCTGACACAGATGAAGAACTTGTTG TGTCCAGCAGCAACCGGTGGAGACGCCTGCCTCCCGAGTACGCGTCCACCTCAGAGGAAGAGTTCGGCTCGGGCCGCAACTCTTCCAAGCACGGAGGACGCCCGCACACGCGGCCGCACCACCTGGTGCCGGCGCGCGGATCCCGACCCAGCGCCGCCGCGACCCCGGACTCGCGGTCCGGATCGGCCTCAAGTACGCTGCCGGGGGTGGGCGCGGTGGTGCTGAAACATCGCATGAAGGAGCAAGACGAGTACATCCGGGACTGGACGGCGCACAGCGAGGAGATAGCCAG GTTGTTCCCATGTGTGCGCAGGATCAGCCAGGACCTGGCCAAGGACTTGGCCACCTTGGCGCGCGAGATCCACGACGTGGCCGGCAAGATCGACTCGGTCAGCTCGTCGGACACGGCGCCCAGCACCGCCGCCACCACGCCGGGCTCGGCCGTCGACACCCGCGAAGAG CTGGTGGATCGTGTGTTTGACGAGAGCCTGAAATTCCGGAAGATCCCTCCCGTCATCGACGGCGCCAAGATGCCAGAGATCAACGGCAAGCCGGTGGAGCTCCGTCCCCGCGCCCCCGACGGCCACGAGCCCCGGGCGCTCAGGAGACGCACGTGGAACCGAGAGGAG GCGGTTTTGGACAGCCTTCTCATCCATTCAGTCTCTCAGCTGTCCACCAAGATTAGACAGTCGACTGATAAAACCGCAGGAAAAATCAG GATATTGTTCAAGGATCAGGACAGGAACTGGGACGACATTGAAAGGAAAATGAAATCAGAAAGCGATGTGCCACTCTTGAAGTCCTCCAACAAG GAAATCTCCGCCGTGCTACTTGAGCTCAGAAGAGTCGAGAAGCAGCTTGAAG TCATCAATCTGATGCTGGACCCGGACGGGTCGCTGGACGCCGCCGTCAGTCCGCTCTCGCCCGCTAAGGTCCCGGCCGCCAAAaccacgccgccgccgccctctCCCAGCTCTGCCGGCGCCGGACCGAAGCTGCCCGAGATCCTTCAGGCGTCCGGAGAGCCCGCCAGGCTTCCGGCATCCGACGGCACCGTAGGTCTCGGTTTAGCATCCGTCGGCGGTCTGCCGTTCGCTCGCATGCGGCCCAGCGGCAAGGAGGCCCTCGTGCAGAAGTGA
- the cep170aa gene encoding centrosomal protein of 170 kDa isoform X2 gives MSVTSWFLVSSGGTRHRLPREMIFVGRDDCELMLQSRSVDKQHAVINYEPGSDEHKVKDLGSLNGTFVNDVRIQEQMYITLKMEDKLRFGYDTNWFTVERGELTVPEEALKHEKFTSGLQLSKKPSKGETTSSKSPIKTASKTPKSPSGGTPRPGQTTTDGVSPSKEPPPHKPADSHKTEERIGVDVAALPRGTPLYGQPAWWGYGDADDENSLKQEIKTPGKKHELAEGREARRGEDGPNPGYMEIPTKENHHVATNGIHEIPTKDTEGAGSQSSAAQGHASFTIEFDNTSPGRVTIKDHVSKFTPGQHRSRAKRSSAGSGGAGGRDLSTLQAAMMASESKVADWLAQNDPTLIRGESTEDDSKSNKSDVPVHLKRLKGSKHEDGTQSDSENGLGLRFASRRHALEERLKAAHAHVGLGGGSGAASENAASGSRGGGGGGSRTAFMIEFYDEENPRKRRSYSFSQTAPLLSGASGEGLCPQPPSQPKVFSISTSAADSGKVPAPISATVAAGAPTAARVLLKQRSEDPSIGRSSISTGLATGSPTSPSEDTSVTGQAAAREAGDNHSDNGTYTIELENRNLEEEEARRMIDKVFGLQQNQDSSILDLQGEGKGKEAGETGKEVPPTDSNWVSQWAHLAASHTRTDPEGSGAETANFQDKERGGDALKPSAPLSRGQSSSSLTDRKRRTLPPLPVDDPRAIAKAHLSRSEVGEKQDTEPQEKENKGDGESPPPPAENGDMSDKRKPSATSSPCKAAARSSGSVERRKRSDKRKEEEEDDGSDKSGKPLVRQGSFTIEKPSGSIPAELIPRINRGGAGTRERSDSAGSMDTATLLKDTEAVMAFLEAKLRDENKLEPKATKKTSSSVSSQISGYGVHPRTDSISPESDVDTASTASHVAGEAEGKAGGVQKRRSLSSMHREKSNMSTASRSGVSASARDRLERKAKSRTAEASGRAEARRSVQPSSSRARQPSLDLTDDDQTSSFPISDILSSDQETYSGYGLDGKHDGRSAKNAVASSSSKSSRTLQAATTSSSLSKQAALPKPRPTRASLLRRARLGDTSDTDLADADRVSVASEVSTTSSTSKPPSGRGGLSRLDMLAQPRRNRVGSISARSDSECTAARGSAASTRLSAETALRLGLRSSTPTESKLTPRMRANSVSKLNEARTKTATTGYCSPTEGSHPEPGVADTDEELVVSSSNRWRRLPPEYASTSEEEFGSGRNSSKHGGRPHTRPHHLVPARGSRPSAAATPDSRSGSASSTLPGVGAVVLKHRMKEQDEYIRDWTAHSEEIARISQDLAKDLATLAREIHDVAGKIDSVSSSDTAPSTAATTPGSAVDTREEVGPARPDLQESMRQLVDRVFDESLKFRKIPPVIDGAKMPEINGKPVELRPRAPDGHEPRALRRRTWNREEAVLDSLLIHSVSQLSTKIRQSTDKTAGKIRILFKDQDRNWDDIERKMKSESDVPLLKSSNKEISAVLLELRRVEKQLEVINLMLDPDGSLDAAVSPLSPAKVPAAKTTPPPPSPSSAGAGPKLPEILQASGEPARLPASDGTVGLGLASVGGLPFARMRPSGKEALVQK, from the exons TCGCGCAGTGTGGACAAGCAGCACGCCGTCATCAACTACGAGCCCGGCTCGGACGAACACAAGGTCAAGGACCTGGGCAGCCTCAATGGG ACTTTTGTCAACGATGTGCGCATTCAAGAGCAGATGTACATCACCCTCAAAATGGAGGATAAACTGAGGTTTGGATATGATA CCAACTGGTTCACGGTGGAGCGAGGCGAGCTCACCGTGCCCGAGGAGGCTCTCAAG CATGAAAAATTCACCAGTGGCCTCCAGCTGAGCAAGAAGCCGTCCAAAGGTGAAACCACCAGCAGCAAGTCCCCCATTAAGACCGCATCAAAGACGCCAAAGTCTCCCAGTGGCGGCACCCCCAGGCCCGGCCAAACAACAACAGATGGGGTCTCTCCCTCCAAAGAGCCCCCACCACACAAACCTGCAGACTCTCACAAAACGGAGGAAAGGATTGGAG TGGATGTTGCGGCTCTACCTCGCGGGACCCCCCTGTACGGCCAGCCGGCGTGGTGGGGGTACGGGGACGCCGATGACGAGAATTCTTTGAAGCAGGAAATCAAGACGCCCGGCAAAAAGCACGAGCTCGCAG AAGGCAGAGAGGCTCGTCGTGGAGAGGACGGCCCCAACCCAGGCTACATGGAGATCCCGACCAAGGAAAATCATCACGTGGCCACCAACGGCATCCATGAAATACCCACCAAGGACACGGAGGGGGCCGGCTCACAAAGCAGTGCAG CGCAAGGCCACGCCTCCTTCACGATAGAGTTCGACAACACGTCCCCCGGGAGGGTCACCATCAAAGACCACGTCTCAAAGTTCACGCCCGGCCAGCACAGATCCCGCGCCAAGAGGAGCAGCGCGGGCAGCGGAGGGGCCGGGGGCAGGGACCTGAGCACGTTGCAGGCGGCCATGATGGCGTCGGAGAGCAAGGTGGCCGATTGGCTGGCGCAGAACGACCCCACGCTCATCCGCGGCGAGTCCACGGAGGACGACAGCAAGAGCAACAAGAGCGACGTGCCGGTGCATCTCAAAAGGCTGAAAG GAAGCAAACATGAGGATGGCACTCAAAGCGACTCTGAAAATGGCCTGGGCCTGCGCTTCGCCAGCCGGCGCCACGCCCTCGAGGAGCGTCTAAAAGCCGCGCACGCCCACGTGGGATTAGGAGGCGGCTCGGGAGCGGCCAGTGAGAACGCGGCGAGCGGGTctcgaggcggcggcggcggcggcagccgcACGGCCTTTATGATCGAGTTCTACGACGAGGAGAACCCCCGCAAGCGGCGCTCGTACTCCTTTTCCCAGACTGCGCCGCTGCTGAGCGGAGCCAGCGGCGAGGGCCTGTGTCCGCAACCCCCCTCTCAACCCAAGGTGTTCAGCATTTCCACCTCGGCCGCAGACTCAG GTAAAGTCCCGGCCCCGATCTCCGCCACAGTGGCTGCCGGCGCCCCCACGGCGGCCCGCGTGCTCCTCAAGCAGAGGTCGGAAGACCCGAGCATCGGCCGGAGCTCAATCAGCACGGGGCTGGCGACCGGAAGCCCCACCAGCCCCAGCGAGGACACCTCCGTCACGGGGCAAGCGGCCGcgagggaggcgggggacaaccACAGCGATAATGGCACCTACACCATCGAGCTGGAAAACCGCAacttggaggaggaggaggccaggCGCATGATTGACAAG GTATTTGGGCTGCAGCAAAACCAGGACTCCTCCATATTGGATCTCCAAGGGGAGGGAAAAGGAAAAGAAGCAGGAGAGACAGGAAAGgag GTTCCTCCGACGGACTCCAACTGGGTTTCCCAGTGGGCACATTTGGCTGCCAGCCACACCAGGACCGATCCGGAAGGTTCTGGAGCCGAGACCGCTAACTTCCAGGACAAGGAAAGAG GAGGTGATGCCTTGAAGCCCAGCGCGCCCCTCAGCCGGGGCCAATCGTCGTCAAGTCTGACTGACCGCAAGCGCAGGACCCTCCCCCCTCTCCCCGTGGATGACCCCCGCGCCATCGCCAAAGCTCACCTGTCACGGTCCGAGGTCGGAGAAAAGCAGGACACGGAACCCCAGGAGAAAGAGAACAAAGGAGACGGCGAATCCCCGCCGCCTCCCGCGGAGAACGGCGACATGAGCGACAAACGCAAACCGAGCGCCACCTCCTCCCCGTGCAAGGCCGCCGCGCGGAGCTCCGGTAGCGTCGAGCGCAGGAAGAGGTCTGACaaaaggaaggaggaggaggaggacgatggCAGCGACAAGTCCGGGAAGCCTCTGGTGCGtcaaggcagcttcaccatcgAGAAGCCCAGCGGCAGCATCCCCGCCGAGCTCATCCCGCGCATCAACAGAGGCGGCGCCGGGACCCGCGAGCGCAGCGACTCGGCGGGCAGCATGGACACGGCCACGCTCCTCAAGGACACCGAAGCCGTCATGGCCTTCCTGGAGGCCAAACTGAGGGACGAAAACAAACTTGAGCCCAAAGCCACCAAGAAAACCAGCAGCAGCGTCAGCAGCCAGATCTCGGGCTACGGCGTCCACCCTCGGACGGACTCCATCTCGCCCGAGTCGGACGTGGACACGGCCAGCACGGCGAGCCACGTGGCCGGCGAGGCCGAGGGGAAGGCCGGCGGCGTGCAGAAGCGCCGCTCGCTCAGTAGCATGCACCGCGAGAAGAGCAACATGAGCACGGCCTCCAGGTCCGGCGTCTCCGCCAGCGCGCGCGACCGCTTGGAGAGGAAAGCCAAAAGCAGAACCGCGGAAGCGTCCGGTCGGGCTGAGGCGCGTCGCTCGGTGCAACCGTCCTCCTCCCGAGCACGCCAACCGTCACTCGACCTCACCGATGACGACCAGACGTCTTCCTTCCCCATTTCGGACATCCTCTCATCAGACCAGGAGACCTACTCCGGATACGGATTGGACGGCAAACACGACGGCAGGTCTGCCAAGAACGCGGTGGCGAGCTCTTCGTCCAAAAGCAGCCGCACCCTCCAGGCCGCCACGACGTCGTCCTCCCTGAGCAAGCAGGCGGCGCTGCCGAAGCCGCGACCCACCCGAGCCTCCCTCCTCCGCCGAGCGCGACTGGGGGACACCTCTGACACGGACCTGGCCGATGCCGACCGAGTCTCGGTGGCATCCGAGGTGTCCACCACCAGCTCCACCTCCAAACCGCCGTCCGGTCGGGGGGGGCTGTCGCGTCTGGACATGCTGGCGCAGCCGCGTCGCAACCGGGTGGGCTCCATCTCGGCACGCAGCGACTCGGAGTGCACGGCGGCACGGGGCTCGGCCGCGTCCACGCGCCTTTCGGCCGAGACGGCGCTACGTCTGGGCTTGCGCTCGTCCACGCCAACCGAGAGCAAGCTGACTCCCAGGATGAGGGCCAACAGCGTGTCCAAGTTGAACGAGGCCAGAACCAAGACCGCGACCACTGGCTACTGCTCGCCCACAG AGGGCTCTCATCCAGAGCCTGGCGTCGCTGACACAGATGAAGAACTTGTTG TGTCCAGCAGCAACCGGTGGAGACGCCTGCCTCCCGAGTACGCGTCCACCTCAGAGGAAGAGTTCGGCTCGGGCCGCAACTCTTCCAAGCACGGAGGACGCCCGCACACGCGGCCGCACCACCTGGTGCCGGCGCGCGGATCCCGACCCAGCGCCGCCGCGACCCCGGACTCGCGGTCCGGATCGGCCTCAAGTACGCTGCCGGGGGTGGGCGCGGTGGTGCTGAAACATCGCATGAAGGAGCAAGACGAGTACATCCGGGACTGGACGGCGCACAGCGAGGAGATAGCCAG GATCAGCCAGGACCTGGCCAAGGACTTGGCCACCTTGGCGCGCGAGATCCACGACGTGGCCGGCAAGATCGACTCGGTCAGCTCGTCGGACACGGCGCCCAGCACCGCCGCCACCACGCCGGGCTCGGCCGTCGACACCCGCGAAGAGGTAGGCCCGGCGCGGCCCGACTTGCAGGAGAGCATGAGACAG CTGGTGGATCGTGTGTTTGACGAGAGCCTGAAATTCCGGAAGATCCCTCCCGTCATCGACGGCGCCAAGATGCCAGAGATCAACGGCAAGCCGGTGGAGCTCCGTCCCCGCGCCCCCGACGGCCACGAGCCCCGGGCGCTCAGGAGACGCACGTGGAACCGAGAGGAG GCGGTTTTGGACAGCCTTCTCATCCATTCAGTCTCTCAGCTGTCCACCAAGATTAGACAGTCGACTGATAAAACCGCAGGAAAAATCAG GATATTGTTCAAGGATCAGGACAGGAACTGGGACGACATTGAAAGGAAAATGAAATCAGAAAGCGATGTGCCACTCTTGAAGTCCTCCAACAAG GAAATCTCCGCCGTGCTACTTGAGCTCAGAAGAGTCGAGAAGCAGCTTGAAG TCATCAATCTGATGCTGGACCCGGACGGGTCGCTGGACGCCGCCGTCAGTCCGCTCTCGCCCGCTAAGGTCCCGGCCGCCAAAaccacgccgccgccgccctctCCCAGCTCTGCCGGCGCCGGACCGAAGCTGCCCGAGATCCTTCAGGCGTCCGGAGAGCCCGCCAGGCTTCCGGCATCCGACGGCACCGTAGGTCTCGGTTTAGCATCCGTCGGCGGTCTGCCGTTCGCTCGCATGCGGCCCAGCGGCAAGGAGGCCCTCGTGCAGAAGTGA